The following coding sequences are from one Passer domesticus isolate bPasDom1 chromosome 11, bPasDom1.hap1, whole genome shotgun sequence window:
- the SLC19A3 gene encoding thiamine transporter 2, which produces MDCWKGAVSHSWIYPTVIICANGFFTTMRPSESFLTPYLTGPDKNLTTEEVTNQILPVWTYSYLALLFPVFLLTDYVRYKPVLLLQGISLIVTWLLLLFAHGVLAMQLVEFFYGMVTATEVAYYAYIYSVVSTQHYQRVTSYCRSVTLVAATVAAVLGQLLVSLAGVSYFHLNAITLASVSLAFLCAFFLPMPQRSMFFHRKDAPEPVPGPAKGLPVSAARRPSSCQEERSPDPAARAAGPQPQAGNAGPLRHMLSVLLQLGRDLRHCYGSRQLLYWSLWWALATAGFNQVLNYVQVLWDFRAPSHSSAVYNGAVEAIATFLGSATSMAVGYVKVNWDLSGELALGIFSALDAGSLLLMHFTDNIWACYAGYLAFKACYMLLITIATFQIAVNLSMERYALMFGFNNFVALVIQTILTVVVVDSRGLGLDISTQFLIYGSYFTVITGIFLIRSMYTIISIKCRNTSVAAESTAP; this is translated from the exons ATGGATTGCTGGAAGGGAGCCGTAAGCCACAGCTGGATTTATCCCACGGTGATCATCTGTGCAAATGGATTTTTCACCACAATGAGGCCATCAGAATCTTTTCTCACCCCCTATCTAACAGGACCAGACAAAAACCTAACGACTGAAGAG GTTACCAACCAGATTCTGCCAGTCTGGACATACTCCTACCTCGCTCTCCTTTTCCCAGTGTTCCTGCTCACAGACTACGTGCGCTACAAGCCCgtcctcctcctgcagggcaTCAGCCTCATCGTCAcgtggctcctgctgctctttgcacATGGAGTGCTGGCCATGCAGCTGGTGGAATTCTTCTATGGCATGGTCACAGCCACCGAGGTGGCCTATTACGCCTACATCTACAGCGTGGTCAGCACCCAACACTACCAGAGGGTCACCAGCTACTGCAGGAGTGTCACTCTGGTGGCGGCCACCGTGGCCGCCgtgctgggacagctgctgGTGTCCCTAGCAGGCGTGTCCTACTTCCACCTCAACGCCATCACCCTGGCTTCCGTGTCCCTGGCGTTCCTGTGCGCCTTCTTCCTGCCCATGCCCCAGAGGAGCATGTTCTTCCACAGGAAAGACGCCCCcgagcctgtgccagggcctgccaaGGGGCTGCCTGTGAGTGCTGCCCGCAGGCCCTCCAGCTGCCAAGAGGAAAGGAGCCCTgatcctgctgccagggccgcgggcccccagccccaggctggcaaTGCCGGGCCCCTGCGGCACATGCTGAgcgtgctgctgcagctgggcagggacctGAGGCACTGCTACGGCTCCCGCCAGCTCCTCTACTGGTCCCTGTGGTGGGCTCTGGCCACGGCCGGCTTCAACCAGGTGCTGAATTATGTCCAGGTGCTGTGGGACTTCCGGGCCCCCTCGCACAGCTCCGCAGTGTACAACGGAGCTGTCGAAGCAATAGCAACTTTTTTGG GTTCAGCAACATCCATGGCAGTTGGGTATGTCAAAGTAAACTGGGATCTCTCTGGAGAACTGGCTTTGGGAATTTTCTCTGCACTGGATGCTGGTTCTCTGCTTCTTATGCACTTCACTGACAACATCTGGGCATGTTATGCTGGTTACCTTGCATTTAAAGCTTGCTATATGCTCCTTATAACAATAGCAAC GTTTCAGATTGCTGTCAACCTCAGCATGGAGCGTTATGCTTTGATGTTTGGCTTCAACAACTTTGTTGCACTGGTGATTCAGACGATTTTAACTGTTGTTGTAGTAGATTCAAGAGGTCTGGGACTGGATATCAGCACTCAG TTTCTCATTTATGGCAGCTACTTCACAGTCATAACTGGCATTTTCCTGATCAGAAGCATGTACACCATAATTTCCATCAAATGCAGAAATACAAGTGTGGCTGCTGAAAGCACTGCCCCTTAA
- the LOC135278945 gene encoding thiamine transporter 2-like isoform X1, with protein MSCWKQEKTNTWAFPTLILCLYGFFYMMKPSEPFLTPYLTGPDKNLTIDEVTNQILPVWTYSYLALLFPVFLLTDYVRYKPVLLLQGISLIVTWLLLLFAHGVLAMQLVEFFYGMVTATEVAYYAYIYSVVSTQHYQRVTSYCRSVTLVAATVAAVLGQLLVSLAGVSYFHLNAITLASVSLAFLCAFFLPMPQRSMFFHRKDAPEPVPGPAKGLPVSAARRPSSCQEERSPDPAARAAGPQPQAGNAGPLRHMLSVLLQLGRDLRHCYGSRQLLYWSLWWALATAGFNQVLNYVQVLWDFRAPSHSSAVYNGAVEAIATFLSSVTSFLVQYVKINWDHFGELALGIFSAIDAGCLFLMHFSTSIWACYAGYLIFKACYVLLLTIATFQIAVNLSMERYALMFGFNNFIALLIQTILTIVVVDSRGLGLDIVTQFLIYGSYFAVIHGIFMIRSICVLVSCKCQRKIVRSCTEQLNQAEHESREQIVTSYMTRL; from the exons ATGAGCTGCTGGAAGCAAGAGAAAACCAACACCTGGGCTTTTCCCACCCTGATCCTCTGCCTCTATGGATTCTTCTACATGATGAAACCATCAGAACCTTTCCTAACACCCTATCTAACAGGACCAGATAAAAACCTGACCATAGATGAG GTTACCAACCAGATTCTGCCAGTCTGGACATACTCCTACCTCGCTCTCCTTTTCCCAGTGTTCCTGCTCACAGACTACGTGCGCTACAAGCCCgtcctcctcctgcagggcaTCAGCCTCATCGTCAcgtggctcctgctgctctttgcacATGGAGTGCTGGCCATGCAGCTGGTGGAATTCTTCTATGGCATGGTCACAGCCACCGAGGTGGCCTATTACGCCTACATCTACAGCGTGGTCAGCACCCAACACTACCAGAGGGTCACCAGCTACTGCAGGAGTGTCACTCTGGTGGCGGCCACCGTGGCCGCCgtgctgggacagctgctgGTGTCCCTAGCAGGCGTGTCCTACTTCCACCTCAACGCCATCACCCTGGCTTCCGTGTCCCTGGCGTTCCTGTGCGCCTTCTTCCTGCCCATGCCCCAGAGGAGCATGTTCTTCCACAGGAAAGACGCCCCcgagcctgtgccagggcctgccaaGGGGCTGCCTGTGAGTGCTGCCCGCAGGCCCTCCAGCTGCCAAGAGGAAAGGAGCCCTgatcctgctgccagggccgcgggcccccagccccaggctggcaaTGCCGGGCCCCTGCGGCACATGCTGAgcgtgctgctgcagctgggcagggacctGAGGCATTGCTACGGCTCCCGCCAGCTCCTCTACTGGTCCCTGTGGTGGGCTCTGGCCACGGCCGGCTTCAACCAGGTGCTGAATTATGTCCAGGTGCTGTGGGACTTCCGGGCCCCCTCGCACAGCTCCGCAGTGTACAACGGAGCTGTCGAAGCAATAGCAACGTTTCTGA gCTCAGTAACATCTTTCCTAGTACAATATGTGAAGATTAACTGGGACCATTTTGGAGAACTGGCTTTAGGGATCTTCTCTGCAATAGATGCTGGTTGTCTGTTTCTCATGCACTTCTCTACCAGCATCTGGGCATGTTATGCTGGATATCTCATTTTCAAGGCATGCTATGTGCTCCTCCTGACAATAGCAAC GTTCCAGATCGCCGTCAATCTGAGCATGGAGCGCTATGCCCTGATGTTTGGATTCAACAACTTCATTGCCCTGCTGATCCAGACCATTCTCACAATAGTTGTTGTAGATTCAAGAGGACTGGGACTGGACATAGTTACTCAA ttTTTAATTTATGGCAGCTACTTCGCAGTCATACATGGGATTTTCATGATCAGAAGCATTTGTGTGCTGGTCTCATGCAAATGCCAAAGGAAAATAGTGAGATcttgcacagagcagctgaaccAGGCTGAGCACGAGTCAAGAGAGCAGATTGTCACAAGCTACATGACACGGCTGTAG
- the LOC135278945 gene encoding thiamine transporter 2-like isoform X2, whose amino-acid sequence MSCWKQEKTNTWAFPTLILCLYGFFYMMKPSEPFLTPYLTGPDKNLTIDEVTNQILPVWTYSYLALLFPVFLLTDYVRYKPVLLLQGISLIVTWLLLLFAHGVLAMQLVEFFYGMVTATEVAYYAYIYSVVSTQHYQRVTSYCRSVTLVAATVAAVLGQLLVSLAGVSYFHLNAITLASVSLAFLCAFFLPMPQRSMFFHRKDAPEPVPGPAKGLPVSAARRPSSCQEERSPDPAARAAGPQPQAGNAGPLRHMLSVLLQLGRDLRHCYGSRQLLYWSLWWALATAGFNQVLNYVQVLWDFRAPSHSSAVYNGAVEAIATFLSSVTSFLVQYVKINWDHFGELALGIFSAIDAGCLFLMHFSTSIWACYAGYLIFKACYVLLLTIATESKEANKQMKHHFLCP is encoded by the exons ATGAGCTGCTGGAAGCAAGAGAAAACCAACACCTGGGCTTTTCCCACCCTGATCCTCTGCCTCTATGGATTCTTCTACATGATGAAACCATCAGAACCTTTCCTAACACCCTATCTAACAGGACCAGATAAAAACCTGACCATAGATGAG GTTACCAACCAGATTCTGCCAGTCTGGACATACTCCTACCTCGCTCTCCTTTTCCCAGTGTTCCTGCTCACAGACTACGTGCGCTACAAGCCCgtcctcctcctgcagggcaTCAGCCTCATCGTCAcgtggctcctgctgctctttgcacATGGAGTGCTGGCCATGCAGCTGGTGGAATTCTTCTATGGCATGGTCACAGCCACCGAGGTGGCCTATTACGCCTACATCTACAGCGTGGTCAGCACCCAACACTACCAGAGGGTCACCAGCTACTGCAGGAGTGTCACTCTGGTGGCGGCCACCGTGGCCGCCgtgctgggacagctgctgGTGTCCCTAGCAGGCGTGTCCTACTTCCACCTCAACGCCATCACCCTGGCTTCCGTGTCCCTGGCGTTCCTGTGCGCCTTCTTCCTGCCCATGCCCCAGAGGAGCATGTTCTTCCACAGGAAAGACGCCCCcgagcctgtgccagggcctgccaaGGGGCTGCCTGTGAGTGCTGCCCGCAGGCCCTCCAGCTGCCAAGAGGAAAGGAGCCCTgatcctgctgccagggccgcgggcccccagccccaggctggcaaTGCCGGGCCCCTGCGGCACATGCTGAgcgtgctgctgcagctgggcagggacctGAGGCATTGCTACGGCTCCCGCCAGCTCCTCTACTGGTCCCTGTGGTGGGCTCTGGCCACGGCCGGCTTCAACCAGGTGCTGAATTATGTCCAGGTGCTGTGGGACTTCCGGGCCCCCTCGCACAGCTCCGCAGTGTACAACGGAGCTGTCGAAGCAATAGCAACGTTTCTGA gCTCAGTAACATCTTTCCTAGTACAATATGTGAAGATTAACTGGGACCATTTTGGAGAACTGGCTTTAGGGATCTTCTCTGCAATAGATGCTGGTTGTCTGTTTCTCATGCACTTCTCTACCAGCATCTGGGCATGTTATGCTGGATATCTCATTTTCAAGGCATGCTATGTGCTCCTCCTGACAATAGCAAC agaaagcaaggaagcaaataaacaaatgaAGCACCATTTCCTCTGTCCTTGA